Proteins found in one Planococcus citri chromosome 2, ihPlaCitr1.1, whole genome shotgun sequence genomic segment:
- the LOC135836461 gene encoding putative odorant-binding protein A5, whose protein sequence is MMTKGYMLCFFITLLFSDIKSEKYKGTHLSTIFEDNLIVPHLLPNNPEELCTIIYEPNLIISTAQPYYVYQIQGLPEIEWDSKSEKYYTVVVLGAIQKEVQRPTTVSVLENDTNYTLQCPVQWWHHWVIVDVRKNDLKTGTIIQPFTVNSNVPQPNDTHKLVFAFAVYEQPKKLKLQVDDNENSPKALLERYFTPLSKYVESFKETVLIAGNYFYAVFKPQGLVLDSSPVRNLLMKAIKNRMVI, encoded by the exons ATGATGACAAAAGGCTAcatgttgtgttttttcattaCGCTACTGTTTTCAGATATCAAG tcaGAAAAGTACAAAGGTACTCATCTTTCTACAATATTTGAAGACAATCTGATTGTACCTCATTTACTTCCGAACAATCCCGAGGAACTCTGCACC ATCATTTATGAGCCAAATTTGATCATAAGTACTGCCCAACCATACTACGTGTATCAAATACAAGGCTTACCCGAGATAGAATGGGactcaaaatcagaaaaatattacACTGTGGTAGTACTGG GTGCAATTCAAAAAGAAGTTCAACGACCTACCACGGTATCGGTACTGGAAAATGATACTAATTATACTCTACAGTGTCCAGTACAATGGTGGCACCACTGGGTAATTGTTGATGTTCGTAAAAATGATCTCAAGACAGGGACAATCATACAACCTTTCACTGTAAACTCGAATGTTCCTCAACCAAATG aTACGCATAAGCTTGTCTTTGCATTTGCAGTTTATGAACAACCGAAAAAACTCAAACTTCAAGTAGATGATAATGAAAATTCACCGAAAGC aTTATTGGAACGTTACTTTACTCCCTTGTCAAAATACGTGGAGAGCTTCAAAGAAACGGTTTTAATAGCAGGAAATTATTTTTACGCCGTTTTCAAACCACAAGGCCTTGTTCTTGATTCCTCACCTGTCAGAAATCTACTCATGAAAGCTATTAAAAACAGAATGGTGATATAG